TCAAATACAACTACCACATTATCCCCGCCCTCGCAGTCAAGATAAAGGTTAAGGATCTTCTTATAATCGCCGGCCTTATGGACACCGGCTACTTTGGAAACGCACAGCTCTCAGGTGTCCAGTTCATCCAGGAGGACTACGTGGTCAAGGTCGCCGTTGAGACCGAGGGTCTCGACGAGTCCGCTGCCCAGGTTATGGCCACCAACATGTGGAACCTCGGCTACGACGGTTCCGGAATAACCATCGGTATCATCGACACCGGTATTGACGCCTCCCACCCCGATCTCCAGGGCAAGGTTATCGGATGGGTTGACTTCGTCAACGGAAAGACAACTCCCTACGACGACAACGGCCACGGAACCCACGTCGCTTCGATAGCCGCCGGAACCGGTGCGGCAAGCAACGGCAAGTACAAGGGTATGGCCCCAGGCGCCAAGCTCGTTGGCATTAAGGTTCTCAACGGTCAGGGAAGCGGAAGCATCTCAGACATCATCAACGGTGTTGACTGGGCTGTCCAGAACAAGGACAAGTACGGAATAAAGGTCATTAACCTCTCCCTTGGCTCAAGCCAGAGCTCCGACGGTACCGACTCCCTCAGCCAGGCCGTCAACAACGCCTGGGACGCCGGACTTGTCGTCGTTGTGGCTGCTGGAAACAGTGGGCCGAACAAGTACACAGTGGGCTCACCGGCAGCGGCCAGCAAGGTCATCACCGTCGGTGCGGTTGACAAGTACGACGTCATAACCGACTTCTCAAGCCGCGGCCCAACAGCCGACAACAGGCTCAAGCCAGAGGTCGTTGCTCCGGGCAACTGGATCATCGCTGCCCGCGCCAGCGGAACCAGCATGGGACAGCCGATAAACGATTACTACACCGCCGCTCCAGGAACCTCGATGGCCACTCCACACGTCGCTGGTATAGCCGCCCTTCTCCTCCAGGCCCACCCGAGCTGGACTCCCGACAAGGTCAAGACGGCCCTCATCGAGACCGCCGACATAGTAAAGCCCGACGAGATAGCCGACATCGCCTACGGTGCAGGTAGGGTCAACGCCTATAAGGCTGCCTACTACGACAACTATGCAAAGCTCACCTTCACTGGATACGTCTCAAACAAGGGAAGCCAGAGCCACCAGTTCACGATAAGCGGTGCTGGATTCGTCACGGCAACCCTCTACTGGGACAACAGCGGAAGCGACCTCGACCTCTACCTCTACGACCCGAACGGCAACCAGGTTGACTACTCCTACACCGCCTACTACGGCTTCGAAAA
This sequence is a window from Thermococcus kodakarensis KOD1. Protein-coding genes within it:
- a CDS encoding S8 family serine peptidase, which produces MKKFGAVVLALFLVGLMAGSVLAAPQKPAVRNVSQQKNYGLLTPGLFKKVQRMSWDQEVSTIIMFDNQADKEKAVEILDFLGAKIKYNYHIIPALAVKIKVKDLLIIAGLMDTGYFGNAQLSGVQFIQEDYVVKVAVETEGLDESAAQVMATNMWNLGYDGSGITIGIIDTGIDASHPDLQGKVIGWVDFVNGKTTPYDDNGHGTHVASIAAGTGAASNGKYKGMAPGAKLVGIKVLNGQGSGSISDIINGVDWAVQNKDKYGIKVINLSLGSSQSSDGTDSLSQAVNNAWDAGLVVVVAAGNSGPNKYTVGSPAAASKVITVGAVDKYDVITDFSSRGPTADNRLKPEVVAPGNWIIAARASGTSMGQPINDYYTAAPGTSMATPHVAGIAALLLQAHPSWTPDKVKTALIETADIVKPDEIADIAYGAGRVNAYKAAYYDNYAKLTFTGYVSNKGSQSHQFTISGAGFVTATLYWDNSGSDLDLYLYDPNGNQVDYSYTAYYGFEKVGYYNPTAGTWTIKVVSYSGSANYQVDVVSDGSLGQPSGGGSEPSPSPSPEPTVDEKTFTGTVHDYYDKSDTFTMTVNSGATKITGDLYFDTSYHDLDLYLYDPNQNLVDRSESSNSYEHVEYNNPAPGTWYFLVYAYDTYGYADYQLDAKVYYG